In one Candidatus Krumholzibacteriia bacterium genomic region, the following are encoded:
- a CDS encoding S9 family peptidase, which produces MMTDSNKRGKDMTRSIQLGLAICLTLATSAHALTVAELMSVKNITEARISPDGATVAFGVAAVDSSGRAWDADVWTVDVAGGAARRITHDDAWDDTPRWAPDGSGRLAFVSDREGANQVFMVALPDPEPRQLTDTPNGVTAFAWSPDASRLAFLTPGGQSEAARRRAENGADVHIEDEATPPSRIHIVDVATGTDRELPPIDAADVTTLDWSPDGTRLAVTVQDQKGTIGFFYGSDIAVVDVTSGAMKTRVAREGMDFNPRWSPDGKSLAFLSHGGVKDWIGSCFVCVVAVDGDAPPRNVSPGFDERDYGAEYLWSPDSKNIYLVAPQGVTRQIFAIDAESGQSSRLSAGTAVFGGVSVSADGSRMAFQRTTMEEPAEIFVSVPQPFAPVQLTHLNDAIATTKLGRGEIVRWKSFDGLEIEGILVTPAGRRKQRPLVTVIHGGPSTPCMAAFSPQIGAPGWPQADLVAHTFVERDYAVFFPNFRGSSGYGRDFMRANMGDWGGGDFKDVMTGIDMLVERGVANPKQLAIVGWSYGGTLTSFAITQTPRFAAAVVGAGVTDHLSQYGTTDIPPLIETYMGGTPWKVADTYRRCSSVTHAADVITPTLLCYGENDARVPPSQGREFYRILKRREVPAELVVYPRSGHFVFEPALEADFQARMLAWVDRWIEREN; this is translated from the coding sequence ATGATGACCGACAGCAACAAGAGGGGGAAGGACATGACGCGAAGCATCCAGCTCGGGCTCGCAATCTGTTTGACACTGGCGACGAGCGCGCACGCGCTGACGGTGGCGGAGCTCATGTCGGTGAAGAACATCACCGAGGCCCGCATCAGCCCCGACGGCGCCACGGTGGCGTTTGGCGTGGCGGCGGTGGACTCCAGCGGACGCGCGTGGGACGCGGACGTGTGGACGGTGGACGTTGCCGGCGGCGCAGCGCGCCGCATCACGCATGACGACGCGTGGGATGACACGCCGCGCTGGGCGCCGGATGGATCGGGGCGGCTCGCATTCGTCAGCGACCGGGAGGGCGCGAACCAGGTGTTCATGGTTGCGCTTCCGGACCCCGAGCCCCGCCAGCTCACCGACACGCCCAACGGCGTCACCGCCTTCGCGTGGTCGCCGGATGCGAGCCGGCTGGCGTTTCTCACCCCGGGCGGCCAATCGGAGGCGGCGCGCCGGCGCGCCGAAAACGGAGCCGACGTGCACATCGAAGACGAGGCGACGCCGCCGTCGCGCATCCATATCGTGGATGTCGCCACGGGCACGGACCGCGAACTCCCGCCCATCGACGCCGCCGATGTCACCACGCTCGATTGGTCCCCCGACGGAACGCGCCTGGCCGTCACCGTCCAGGATCAGAAGGGAACCATCGGATTCTTCTACGGCTCCGACATTGCCGTGGTTGATGTGACGAGCGGTGCCATGAAGACACGGGTGGCGCGCGAGGGCATGGACTTCAATCCGCGCTGGTCGCCGGACGGAAAATCGCTGGCCTTTCTCTCCCACGGCGGCGTGAAGGACTGGATCGGGTCCTGTTTCGTGTGCGTGGTCGCGGTGGACGGGGACGCCCCCCCCCGCAACGTCTCACCCGGTTTCGACGAACGGGATTACGGCGCCGAGTACCTGTGGTCCCCCGATTCGAAGAACATCTACCTGGTGGCGCCACAGGGGGTGACGCGGCAGATCTTTGCCATCGACGCCGAGAGCGGTCAGTCGAGTCGCTTGAGCGCGGGCACCGCGGTCTTCGGTGGAGTAAGCGTCTCCGCGGACGGCTCCCGCATGGCGTTCCAGCGCACCACCATGGAGGAACCCGCCGAGATCTTCGTTTCGGTGCCGCAGCCGTTTGCGCCCGTACAACTCACCCACCTCAACGATGCCATCGCAACGACGAAGCTGGGCCGCGGGGAGATCGTGCGCTGGAAGAGTTTCGATGGCCTCGAGATCGAGGGCATCTTGGTGACACCCGCGGGGCGCCGCAAGCAACGGCCGCTGGTGACGGTGATACACGGCGGACCATCCACCCCGTGCATGGCCGCGTTCTCCCCCCAGATTGGCGCGCCCGGATGGCCACAGGCGGATCTGGTGGCGCACACCTTCGTGGAGCGTGACTACGCCGTCTTCTTCCCGAACTTCCGGGGCAGCAGCGGCTACGGGCGCGATTTCATGCGCGCCAATATGGGCGACTGGGGGGGTGGGGACTTCAAGGACGTCATGACCGGCATCGACATGCTGGTGGAACGCGGGGTGGCCAATCCGAAACAGCTGGCCATCGTGGGCTGGAGCTATGGCGGCACGCTGACATCGTTTGCCATCACGCAGACGCCCCGCTTCGCCGCCGCGGTGGTGGGGGCGGGCGTCACCGACCACCTGAGCCAGTATGGCACCACCGACATCCCGCCGCTGATCGAGACCTACATGGGTGGAACCCCCTGGAAGGTGGCGGACACCTACCGCCGCTGTTCGAGCGTCACCCATGCGGCGGACGTCATCACACCCACGCTCCTGTGCTACGGAGAGAACGATGCCCGGGTGCCGCCGTCGCAGGGGCGCGAGTTCTACCGCATCCTGAAGCGCCGGGAGGTGCCGGCGGAGCTGGTGGTCTACCCGCGCTCGGGGCACTTTGTGTTTGAGCCGGCCCTGGAGGCGGACTTCCAGGCGCGCATGCTGGCGTGGGTGGACCGGTGGATCGAGCGCGAGAATTGA
- a CDS encoding DUF721 domain-containing protein, with amino-acid sequence MARRPFTRIGAVLPSVLRDLGLQKRFSERRLVERWPDVVGPELARRARAMRFERGTLFVHVDHGAWMQELHFMEKELVRKLRAACPDVDLVRIRFGAKEME; translated from the coding sequence ATGGCGCGGCGTCCTTTTACCCGCATCGGGGCGGTCCTCCCGTCCGTTCTCCGGGATCTCGGGCTGCAGAAACGATTCAGTGAGCGCAGGCTCGTCGAGCGCTGGCCCGACGTGGTGGGGCCGGAACTCGCGCGCCGCGCGCGCGCGATGCGTTTCGAGCGCGGGACGCTCTTCGTCCACGTGGACCACGGGGCGTGGATGCAGGAATTGCACTTTATGGAAAAGGAACTCGTGCGTAAGCTACGCGCGGCGTGCCCGGACGTAGATCTGGTGAGAATCCGGTTCGGCGCGAAGGAAATGGAATAG